A genomic window from Gemmatimonadaceae bacterium includes:
- a CDS encoding YdcF family protein, with protein MTAPRWSLRRRWALAVLALGALAWVASALAVLHAAGRDEARAAQAIVVLGAAQYRGRPSPVLRARLDHAVGLYAQGIAPRIVLTGGVAEGDTASEAAVSRLYALQAGVPDSAILLENEGRTTAQSLARVARLLHARRLDTVVVVSDPFHVRRAGLVAQREGLVVYASPTRTDGVWRRVVRQPGYFFGETVKAPLSRVVDW; from the coding sequence ATGACTGCCCCACGTTGGTCGCTGCGCCGCCGCTGGGCGCTGGCCGTGCTCGCCCTCGGGGCGTTGGCGTGGGTGGCGTCGGCGCTGGCGGTGCTCCACGCGGCCGGCCGCGATGAAGCGCGCGCGGCGCAGGCCATCGTCGTGCTCGGCGCGGCGCAGTATCGCGGCCGCCCCTCGCCGGTGCTGCGCGCGCGGCTCGACCACGCCGTCGGGTTGTACGCACAGGGCATCGCGCCGCGCATCGTGCTCACCGGAGGCGTGGCGGAGGGCGACACGGCGTCGGAGGCGGCGGTGAGCCGCCTCTACGCGCTCCAAGCCGGCGTGCCGGACTCCGCGATCTTGCTCGAGAACGAAGGGCGGACGACAGCGCAGTCGCTGGCGCGCGTGGCGCGCCTGCTGCACGCACGGCGCCTCGATACCGTCGTCGTGGTTTCCGACCCCTTCCACGTGCGTCGCGCCGGATTGGTGGCGCAGCGCGAAGGCTTAGTGGTCTATGCCTCGCCGACACGCACGGACGGCGTGTGGCGGCGGGTCGTGCGCCAGCCGGGCTACTTCTTCGGCGAGACGGTGAAGGCGCCATTGTCCCGCGTCGTAGATTGGTAG
- a CDS encoding MBL fold metallo-hydrolase has protein sequence MRIRFTGAAREVTGSAHLVQVNGRSILLDCGLFQGRRFESQRKNRALPYAPDRIDAVVLSHAHIDHAGRLPYLVKEGYRGPIHCTAATRDLCEVMLADSAHIQEKDAEFLAKRQREYVEPLYALADVSAALTQFRPHRYHDRFEVVPGVTGRFVDAGHILGSASVELEWEEDGVPRRLGFSGDVGRAGLPIIRDPEPLERLDWVILESTYGDRDHESIASARDELARIVTETAARGGRIIIPAFAVGRTQELLYDFHALARAGRIPRIPIVIDSPLANEATQVFRENRDSFDTSEPLVRKLNGDGDSLFDFDLVQFTPDVRDSKAMMHRSGPMVVIAASGMAESGRVLHHLAYSASDPRTTILVVGFMAEHTLGRRIVERRPMLKIFGDEVELRARVETLNGYSAHADRMELQRWLDSARETSAQLADVFLVHGEPAAQDAFAAQLTQRGYRVQAPEPGADVTR, from the coding sequence GTGCGCATCCGCTTCACGGGTGCGGCCCGCGAAGTCACGGGCTCGGCGCATCTGGTGCAGGTCAACGGCCGCAGCATTCTCCTGGACTGCGGTCTCTTCCAGGGCCGCCGCTTCGAGTCGCAGCGGAAGAACCGTGCGCTGCCCTACGCCCCGGACCGGATTGACGCGGTGGTGCTTTCGCACGCGCACATCGACCACGCCGGGCGCCTGCCCTATCTCGTCAAGGAAGGCTATCGCGGGCCGATTCACTGCACGGCGGCGACGCGCGACCTCTGCGAAGTGATGTTGGCCGACTCCGCGCACATCCAGGAAAAGGATGCGGAATTCCTGGCGAAGCGGCAGCGGGAGTACGTCGAACCGCTGTACGCGCTGGCCGATGTGTCGGCGGCGCTGACGCAGTTCCGGCCGCACCGCTATCACGACCGCTTCGAGGTCGTCCCGGGCGTGACCGGCCGCTTCGTGGACGCGGGCCACATCCTCGGCTCGGCATCGGTCGAACTGGAGTGGGAGGAAGACGGTGTGCCGCGTCGCCTCGGCTTCAGCGGAGACGTCGGGCGGGCGGGCCTGCCGATCATCCGGGACCCGGAGCCGCTCGAGCGGCTGGACTGGGTGATACTGGAGTCCACCTACGGCGACCGCGATCACGAGAGCATCGCCAGCGCGCGCGACGAGCTGGCGCGCATCGTGACCGAGACGGCGGCGCGCGGCGGGCGCATCATCATTCCCGCGTTCGCGGTGGGGCGCACGCAGGAACTGCTGTACGACTTCCACGCACTCGCGCGCGCCGGCCGCATTCCGCGCATCCCGATCGTCATCGACAGCCCGCTGGCCAACGAGGCCACGCAGGTCTTCCGGGAGAACCGCGACAGCTTCGACACGTCGGAGCCGCTGGTCCGGAAGCTCAACGGCGACGGCGACTCGCTCTTCGACTTCGACCTCGTGCAGTTCACGCCCGACGTGCGGGACTCGAAGGCGATGATGCACCGCAGCGGCCCGATGGTGGTCATCGCGGCGTCGGGGATGGCGGAGTCGGGCCGCGTCCTGCACCACTTGGCCTACAGCGCGTCGGATCCACGGACGACCATCCTGGTCGTCGGCTTCATGGCCGAACACACGCTGGGGCGCCGGATCGTGGAGCGTCGCCCGATGCTGAAGATCTTCGGTGACGAGGTGGAGCTCCGGGCGCGGGTGGAGACCTTGAACGGCTACAGTGCCCACGCCGACCGGATGGAGCTGCAGCGGTGGCTCGACTCCGCGCGCGAGACCTCGGCGCAGCTTGCCGATGTGTTCTTGGTGCACGGGGAGCCGGCGGCACAGGACGCATTCGCGGCCCAGCTCACGCAACGCGGGTATCGCGTGCAGGCCCCGGAGCCGGGCGCCGATGTCACGCGCTGA
- a CDS encoding TetR family transcriptional regulator — MSRADAPLRILDAAAALGAGQGVGALSIQAVAKAAGVSKALVLYHFHDKDTLLAALVARLIEREAGALTAAAAAADALEAWRATAADDERRRERAALAALLQEAALQAQAPALVAPRVAAAAALGQAMLAAAGLRSRVPSALLGRVLLQHLDGVALSARDRTAAALEPDLDAFALALLALGR; from the coding sequence ATGTCACGCGCTGACGCGCCGCTGCGCATCCTCGACGCGGCCGCCGCACTCGGAGCGGGGCAGGGCGTCGGCGCCCTGTCCATCCAGGCGGTCGCGAAGGCGGCCGGCGTGAGCAAAGCGCTGGTGCTCTATCACTTCCACGACAAAGACACGTTGCTTGCGGCGTTGGTCGCGCGGTTGATCGAACGCGAGGCCGGTGCGTTGACGGCCGCCGCCGCTGCGGCGGACGCGCTTGAGGCGTGGCGGGCGACTGCGGCCGACGACGAGCGCCGCCGCGAGCGCGCGGCGTTGGCGGCACTGCTGCAGGAGGCCGCGTTGCAGGCCCAGGCCCCCGCGTTGGTGGCGCCGCGCGTGGCAGCGGCGGCGGCGCTGGGGCAGGCGATGCTCGCGGCGGCGGGACTGCGCTCGCGCGTTCCCTCGGCATTGCTGGGCAGAGTGCTGCTGCAGCATCTCGACGGCGTGGCGCTATCCGCCCGTGACCGGACGGCGGCGGCGCTGGAGCCGGACCTCGACGCGTTCGCACTGGCGTTGCTGGCCCTGGGCCGCTGA